Genomic DNA from Nocardioides aquaticus:
ATGGTGACCACGATGAACGCCGCCCGGATCCTCGACCTGCAGGCCGCCTGGCTCGGCGTCGACCACGACGAGCTCGGCCGCCTCGCCCTCTCCTCCACCCCCGGCGCGGGCGGGGTGAGGATCTCGCCCTACTACGGCGGCGAGCGCTCGCCGAACCGGCCCGCCGCGACCGGCACCTGGAGCGGCCTGCGCGACACCACCACCCGCGCCGACCTCGCCCGCGCCGCCGTCGAGGCGCTCCTGTGCTCCCTGGCCGAGGCCGTCGAGCGGCTGGTCGCCGAGACCGGCCGGCAGCCCGCCCGCGTGCTGATGGTCGGCGGCGCCACCCGTAACCCGGCGGTCCAGGCCCTGGCCCCGGCGCTGCTCGGCCACGACGTCTCCCTCCCGCCGGCGGGGGAGTACGTCGCCCTCGGCGCCGCCCGCCAGGCCGCGTGGGCCCTGGCCGGCACGGACGGCCCGCCGTCGTGGGCGGCCGGCCCGACCACCGTGCTCACCGCCGACGCCGCCGCGCGCGACGCGGCCCCGGCGGTGCGGGCGGCGTACGCCGACCTGCGCGAGCGCACCGCCCCCTGGTCCTGACCGGCCACCCCGCACCCACCCGCACCCAGCACCAGCACCGACCCCCGCACCGACCGAGAGGCAGACCCATGAGCATCCCCACCCCGACCCCCGAGGACCACTTCTCCTTCGGTCTGTGGACCATCGGCTGGCAGGGCCGCGACCCCTTCGGCGAGGCCACCCGCCCCGCGATGGACCCGGTCCACGCGCTGGAGAAGCTGGCCGAGCTGGGCGCGTACGGCGTGAACTTCCACGACGACGACCTGATCCCCTTCGGCGCCGACGACGCCACCCGCGACGGCATCCTGGACCGGTTCCGCCAGGGCCTGGCCGACACCGGTCTCGTGGTCACCACCGCCACCACCAACCTCTTCACGCACCCGGTCTTCAAGGACGGTGGCTTCACCTCCAACGACCGCGCCGTGCGCCGCTTCGCGCTGCGCAAGGTGATGCGCAACATCGACCTCGCCGCCGAGCTCGGCGCGAAGATCTACGTCTGCTGGGGCGGTCGCGAGGGTGCCGAGTACGGCGCGTCCAAGGACGTCGGCGTGGCCCTGGACCGCTACAAGGAGGGCTTCGACCTCCTGGGCGACTACGTCACCGAGCAGGGCTACGACATGCGCTTCGCGATCGAGCCCAAGCCCAACGAGCCGCGCGGCGACATCCTGCTGCCGACGGTGGGGCACGCCCTGGCCTTCATCGAGGAGCTCGAGCGGCCCGACCTGGTCGGGGTCAACCCCGAGATCGGGCACGAGGAGATGGCCGGGGTCAACGCGGCCGCCGGGTACGCGCAGGCGCTGTGGTCCGGCAAGCTCTTCCACATCGACCTCAACGGCCAGAATGGCCCCAAGTTCGACCAGGACCTGCGCTTCGGCGCCGGCAACGTCCGCGGCGCCTTCTGGGTCGTCGACACCCTGCTCGCCGGCGGGTACGACGGGCCGGTCCACTTCGACTTCAAGCCGGCCCGTACCGAGGGCGAGGACGGCGTCTGGGCCTCGGCCGCCGGCTGCATGACCAACTACCTGGTGCTGCGCGAGAAGGTCCAGGCGTTCCGTGCCGACCCGGAGGTGCAGGAGGCGCTCGAGGCCGCCCGCGTGCCGGAGCTCGCCGTGCCGACCCTGGCCGAGGGTGAGACCTGGGCGCAGCTGCGCGAGGAGGCCGACCCCGACGTCGAGACCTTGGCCGCCCGCGGGATGGGCTTCGAGCGCCTCGACCAGCTGGCCCTCGAGCACCTCTACGGCGTGCGCGGCTGACGGTCGGACGACGAGCAGGGGCACGGGAGTGGTGACGGGCGGCGCCGGCACGACCGAGGGCCTGCGCCGCGCCAACACCTCCGTGCTCCTGCGCTCGTTGCGCGACCACGGCCCGGCGAGCCGGGCGGCGCTGGCCTCGCGCACCGGCCTGTCCAAGGCCACGGTCGGGGTGATCGTGGCCGGGCTCGAGGCGGCCGAGGTGGTCGCCCCGGCGACCGCGGAGGTCCCCCCGGCGCGCGGGCGTCCCAGCAGGCCGGTGGCCCTGACCGGGCACGACCACCTCGGTGTCGGGTTCGAGCTCAACGTCGACTACGTCGCCGCCTCGGTCGTCGACCTGTCCGGCCACGAGCGGCTGGCCACCACCCGGCCCGTCGAGCGCGGTCGGGGGCTGGCCGACCTGGGCCGGCTCGCGCACGACGTCGCGGACACGCTGGGCCGCCCCGGCGCCGGCTCGGGAGGCGCGGGGGTCGTCGGGGCCACGGTCGCCCTGCCGGGCCTGGTGCGCGGCGACGAGCGCACCGTGGCCTGGACCCCGAACCTGGACCTGCCCGAGGACGAGCCGGCCCGGACGGTCGCCCGCGCGCTCGGCGGCATCCTCGGTGAGGGCGGCACCGTCCGCGTCGGCAACGACGCCGACTGCGCCGCCCGGGCCGAGGCCCGCCACGGGGCCGCGCAGCAGGTCGGGCACGCGCTCTACCTCACCGGCACCGTCGGCATCGGTGCCGGCATCCTCGAGGACGGGCGCCCCCTGCGCGGGGGAGCGGGCTTCGCCGGCGAGGTCGGCCACCTGCCCCTCGCCGGCGCCGACGCGCGGTGCGGCTGTGGGCGTACCGGCTGCTGGGAGGCGGCGGTCGGGCTGCACGCGATGCTGGCGGCGGTCGGCATGACCGAGCTCGAGACGCCGCTGGCCTCCGCGGAGGCCGTCGCCGCGCGCGCCCGCACCGACGCCGGCGTGCGCCGCGGGCTCACGCTGGTGGGCCACGAGCTGGGCGTGGGTCTCTCGGTCCTGGTCAACGTGCTCGACCCCGAGGTGGTCGTCCTCGGCGGCTACTTCGCGGTGCTCGGCGACGACGTGCTCGACCCGGCGCGCGCCGCCCTCGACGCCCTGCTGGCCTCGCCGGTCCAGGTGCGCCCGGAGCTGAGGCCCGGGCGGCTGGGGATCGCCGCCGCCGCCCTGGGTGCGGCGGAGCGGTCGCTGGAGCCGGTCTTCAACGGCGAGGTCGCGCTGCTGCCCTGAGCCGGCCGGTGTCACATCCTCCCGAGGCGCGAGCGCGTCAGGGGCGGTCGGCCGGGCGCGGGCTCGAGGCCGTACTCGATGCGCAGCCGTCGGACCTGGGAGAGCGCGGCCAGGCGCAACGGCGAGCCGGGGTCCAGGAGCGCCGCCTGCCGCTCCCAGAGGGCCAGGTCGTCGGCGGCCCAGCCGGACCGGGTCGCCGCGGTCAGCAGCTCGACGTCCTGGGAGGCCAGCAGGGCCGCCACGAGGTCACGTTCGAGCGCGTCACGTCGGCGGGCCACGCCCGGGGACGTCGACTCCGGGAGGAGCGGGCCCCGGTAGGACCGCACCGCCTCGGCGAGCCGACCCGCGCGCAGCGACCCGGCGACCTCGAGCCAGTCGGCCCGGACCTCGGGGACCAACCGGTACGGCCGCGACTCGAGCACCCCCGGGCCGAGGAGCGCCCGCAGGCGGGTGACCTGGGCGCGGGTGGTCGAGGGGCGCACCTCCTCCTCGTGGACCTCGGTCGCGAGGCGCTCGGCGGTGACCCCCTCCGGGGCGTCGGCCAGCACGGCCATCACGTCGCCGTGCCGTGGGCTCAGGCGGACGGTGCGCCCCGCCAGCACGACCTCGCAGTCGGGCCGGCCCAGGCCGCGCAGGACCAGCACGGGCCGGGTGGTCCGGGGAGCGCGGGTGGTGCGGGTGGCCCGGCGGGTCGGGCCGACCCGCTCCTGGCTCGCCAGTCGGCGCTGGAGGGAGAGACGACCGAGCTCGGACTCCGCCAGGCGGGCCACCGACCGCACGAGGGCGAGGGTCTGGGGCAGGTCGACCGCGTCGCCGCCGGTCACGTCGACGACGCCGAGGATGCGTCCGGTCTCCGGGTGGTGGATGGGGGCCGCGGCGCACGACCAGGGCTTGTAGGCGACGTTGAAGTGCTCGCGGGAGCTGATCTGCACCGGCGCGTCGAGGCGGAGCGCCGTGCCGGGGGCGTTGGTGCCGATCAGCTCCTCGCCCCAGGAGGTGCCCTCCACGAAGTTGATCCCCTCGGCCCGGCGCAGCACGTCGGGGCGTCCGCAGACCCACAGCAGCTGGCCGTGGTCGTCCCCGACGGCCATCACGCAGTCCGAGGCCTCGGCGGCGCGCCCGAGCACGTCGTGCAGGAGGGGGAAGACGGCCGAGAGGGGGTGGCTCGCGCGGTAGGCCAGCAGGTCCCGGTGCTCCAGCCGCAGCGGCGCCTCCGCGTGGTCGGCGTCGATGCCGGCGGCGGCCGACCTCTTCCAGGACTGGGCGACGAGCGTGCGCACGAGGGCTCCCTCCGGACGTCGCGGGACGTCGGTCTCGACGCAGCATAGATGCAACGTGTCCCATGTCACAGTGCTCGAGACGCACCGCCGGTCGGTGCGTCAGCCCGACAGGCGCAGGTCCCGGTGATCGCCGGGCCCGCCGCGAGAGGAGCCCGATGTCCCTCCCAGAGCTGGACCGCACCGACTACCCGTTGAGCGTGAACCGACCCGACCTGCTCACCACGCCGACGGGTGCGTCGTTCGACTCGCTCACGCT
This window encodes:
- the xylA gene encoding xylose isomerase, which translates into the protein MSIPTPTPEDHFSFGLWTIGWQGRDPFGEATRPAMDPVHALEKLAELGAYGVNFHDDDLIPFGADDATRDGILDRFRQGLADTGLVVTTATTNLFTHPVFKDGGFTSNDRAVRRFALRKVMRNIDLAAELGAKIYVCWGGREGAEYGASKDVGVALDRYKEGFDLLGDYVTEQGYDMRFAIEPKPNEPRGDILLPTVGHALAFIEELERPDLVGVNPEIGHEEMAGVNAAAGYAQALWSGKLFHIDLNGQNGPKFDQDLRFGAGNVRGAFWVVDTLLAGGYDGPVHFDFKPARTEGEDGVWASAAGCMTNYLVLREKVQAFRADPEVQEALEAARVPELAVPTLAEGETWAQLREEADPDVETLAARGMGFERLDQLALEHLYGVRG
- a CDS encoding ROK family transcriptional regulator encodes the protein MVTGGAGTTEGLRRANTSVLLRSLRDHGPASRAALASRTGLSKATVGVIVAGLEAAEVVAPATAEVPPARGRPSRPVALTGHDHLGVGFELNVDYVAASVVDLSGHERLATTRPVERGRGLADLGRLAHDVADTLGRPGAGSGGAGVVGATVALPGLVRGDERTVAWTPNLDLPEDEPARTVARALGGILGEGGTVRVGNDADCAARAEARHGAAQQVGHALYLTGTVGIGAGILEDGRPLRGGAGFAGEVGHLPLAGADARCGCGRTGCWEAAVGLHAMLAAVGMTELETPLASAEAVAARARTDAGVRRGLTLVGHELGVGLSVLVNVLDPEVVVLGGYFAVLGDDVLDPARAALDALLASPVQVRPELRPGRLGIAAAALGAAERSLEPVFNGEVALLP
- a CDS encoding GAF domain-containing protein; this translates as MRTLVAQSWKRSAAAGIDADHAEAPLRLEHRDLLAYRASHPLSAVFPLLHDVLGRAAEASDCVMAVGDDHGQLLWVCGRPDVLRRAEGINFVEGTSWGEELIGTNAPGTALRLDAPVQISSREHFNVAYKPWSCAAAPIHHPETGRILGVVDVTGGDAVDLPQTLALVRSVARLAESELGRLSLQRRLASQERVGPTRRATRTTRAPRTTRPVLVLRGLGRPDCEVVLAGRTVRLSPRHGDVMAVLADAPEGVTAERLATEVHEEEVRPSTTRAQVTRLRALLGPGVLESRPYRLVPEVRADWLEVAGSLRAGRLAEAVRSYRGPLLPESTSPGVARRRDALERDLVAALLASQDVELLTAATRSGWAADDLALWERQAALLDPGSPLRLAALSQVRRLRIEYGLEPAPGRPPLTRSRLGRM